The nucleotide sequence AGCCGGGGGGGAATCGCCCGCAGCGCCGGAAGCAGCGACCGCACCAGCAGCGGCAGCGCGAGCAGCGTGTAGGCCGCAATCAGCATGGGCAGCGTGGCGGCCAGCACCGGGTAGGCGAGCAGGTAGCCCACCGCCAGCGACACGGGCGAGACCATCAGCGGCAGCAGCGACACGAGGTCCAGCACCCGTGACCGCGCCAGCCACGCCCCCAGCGCGTACAGCCCGCCGAGCAGCGTGGCCCCCAGCAGCGCCAGGGCGCCAAACCGCAGCGTGTTGCCCAGCAGCAGCGGCGTCTGTTCATCCCCCAGCACGCCGCGCCAGTACAGCCCGGTCGGTCCCGCTGTCCCCACCAGTCCCCGCACCACCACCGCCAGCAGCGGCCCGAAACAGACCAGCAGCGTCAGCCCGCCGAGCACCAGCACCCCGGCCAGGGCGCCGCCCCGCGCACGCGGCAGGCCACCCACCGCCACACCCGCACCGCCCCTCGTGAGCCGGGTGTAGAGCCACGTCGCCGCCAGGGTCAGCACCAGTTGGCCCACGATGAGGGCACTCGCTTCGGACAGGCGCAGTTGCAGCGCGGTCAGGGCATAAATTTCGACTTCCAGCGTCGCGTACTTTTCGCCCCCCAGCGCCAGCGGCAGCCCGAAACTCAGCGCCGAGTACAAAAACACCAGCACGGCCCCCGCCGCCAGCCCCGGCAGCGCCAGCGGCAGGGCGATGTCCCACGCCGCCCGCAGGCCCGACGCCCCCAGCGAGCGGGCCGCGCCGAGCAGTCCCGGCGACACCCGTGAAAAGCCCCCGTAGGCGAGGCGAACCATCACCGGCAGGTTGAAAAAGAGGTTGCCCCAGATCAGCAGCGCGGGCGTGTCGCTCAGGTCCAGCCCGGTCCAGCGCGTCAGCCACCCCTGCGGCCCCGCCAGTGCCGTGAGGCCCAGCACCGCCACCAGCGTGGGCGTCACGAAAGGCAGCAGCAGCAGGCGCAAAAAGAGGCGCTTGCCCGGCACTTCGTGGCGCGAAAGCAGGTAGGCCAGCGGCGCCCCGACCAGAAGTGCCAGCCCCGCCGTGCCCGCCGCCTGCGCCAGCGTCCAGCCCAGCCGCCCCAGGAAATAGGGGTCTTGCCAGACGCTCAGGTTCACGCCGCCTTCAAGCAGCGTGCGCCCCAGCGGCAGCGCGAGCAACAGCGCCGTGAAGAGAAGCGCAGGCAACGCCAGCAGCCAGCCGGTCAGGGCAGGGGTGGTTCGCATCCCGCCCAGTCTACGGGGCGAAGAAAAACTTGCTCACCGACTGGGGAAAAGTCGGAAAACGGCCTGTTTATTTCATGCTGCTGATGTACGTGGCCACGTCCCTGAGATCCCTGTCGGTCAGGGGTTTGAGGGCGATCCGCATGGTCTCGGGGGGCACGATGCCGCCAAAGCTCGGCGCTTCGTGAAATTCTTTGAGCACAGCCAGCGCGTACTGCGGCGGCAGGTTGGTGACGCTGGCGATGTGGTTGGCGTTGAGGCCGCGCCCGTTTGCGCCGTGACACACCGCGCAGGCGATGACGTTGCGGGCGGGGTCCCCGGCGACGAAGAGCTTCTGGCCGCGTGCGCGGGCGGCAGGCTCGGCCTTCCACGCGGGACCGACGGCCTGCGCCGCGTAATAGGCGCTGAGGTCCGCGATGTCCTGGTCCGAGAGCTTGGCGGCCACCTGATGCATGACGTTGCTGGGGCGCAATTTGGCGCGAAACGCCGCGAGCTGAAACTGGGTGTAGTTGGGAATCTGCCCCGCCAGACTGGGAATGTCGGCCTTCGTGCTGACCCCGGTCTTGCCGTGACAGCCTGCGCAGCTGCCCGCAAGAGAAGCCCCACGCACGGCACTCGGCGTCTTGAAGCTCAGGGCGAGCGGGTTTTTGGGAGCCGCCTTCTGGGACGTAGCGGCCAGCACGGACGTTCCCAGAACAACGGGCGCGGCCAGCCAGAGCAATCGGGACGACAAACGGGACATGGGTTCCTCCTGGAGTCAGAGACTGAGGGGTGGAAACGAAAAGCCGCCGAAGGGGGGAAACTGATTGAAAGGTGCCTCCCATTCTAACCCATAAACCCGTCGAGAGCGGCGGGCCTACTTCAGCGGCGTCACCACGAAATACGCCCCGAAGACCTGTGCGCGCAGCCAGCGCTCCTGCGCGGCGAAGGTGGCGGGTACCGTGCCGGACGGCGGCCCTGTCCGTTCCAGCCCGTCGAGCTGAAAGGCCCCCAGCACCGGCGCTTTTCCCGCCTCAGCGGTGACGGGCAGGTCGAGCTGCGTGGACACGCCCGCCACGCCGCCCCCACGCCGAAAAGCCAGGGGCGGCGCTGCCACGTCGTGCCGAACCGGGTTCGGGTCCGAGTCGGGGTGCTTGAAATCAATCTCTATCCAGCTGAGGTTTTCTCCCACCCACTGCGGCAAAGCCTGCGCGAGCGGTTGCCGGGGGCTCGGCGCCCGGTCCGGCGGCGCGATGAAACACAGCGACTCCGGGCGGGTCGGCACTGGAAAGTCCTGACAGCCCACCCGGATAAACCCCACGTTCGCCGCCGTCCGCTCCATGTCCTCCAC is from Deinococcus wulumuqiensis R12 and encodes:
- a CDS encoding ABC transporter permease → MRTTPALTGWLLALPALLFTALLLALPLGRTLLEGGVNLSVWQDPYFLGRLGWTLAQAAGTAGLALLVGAPLAYLLSRHEVPGKRLFLRLLLLPFVTPTLVAVLGLTALAGPQGWLTRWTGLDLSDTPALLIWGNLFFNLPVMVRLAYGGFSRVSPGLLGAARSLGASGLRAAWDIALPLALPGLAAGAVLVFLYSALSFGLPLALGGEKYATLEVEIYALTALQLRLSEASALIVGQLVLTLAATWLYTRLTRGGAGVAVGGLPRARGGALAGVLVLGGLTLLVCFGPLLAVVVRGLVGTAGPTGLYWRGVLGDEQTPLLLGNTLRFGALALLGATLLGGLYALGAWLARSRVLDLVSLLPLMVSPVSLAVGYLLAYPVLAATLPMLIAAYTLLALPLLVRSLLPALRAIPPRLLEAARTLGASPLAAHRTVTLPLTLPALRGGAALALATVLGEFGATLVLTRPEWATLSTGLYERLGRPGERNLGEACALATMLLLLSATAFTVLDGGEGEVT
- a CDS encoding cytochrome c4 encodes the protein MSRLSSRLLWLAAPVVLGTSVLAATSQKAAPKNPLALSFKTPSAVRGASLAGSCAGCHGKTGVSTKADIPSLAGQIPNYTQFQLAAFRAKLRPSNVMHQVAAKLSDQDIADLSAYYAAQAVGPAWKAEPAARARGQKLFVAGDPARNVIACAVCHGANGRGLNANHIASVTNLPPQYALAVLKEFHEAPSFGGIVPPETMRIALKPLTDRDLRDVATYISSMK